In the genome of Desulfobaccales bacterium, one region contains:
- a CDS encoding ATP-binding cassette domain-containing protein: MNNQDILAVSCRGLTKTYGTGETQVKALRGVDLEVHPGELLMLVGPSGCGKTTLISVIAGILDADDGDQGPQGQNSGKILTLMNCPHGLAQTRTI; this comes from the coding sequence ATGAATAACCAGGATATACTGGCCGTCTCCTGTCGTGGCCTTACCAAGACTTACGGCACCGGCGAGACGCAGGTGAAAGCCCTGCGGGGGGTCGACCTGGAGGTGCATCCCGGTGAACTGCTCATGCTGGTGGGTCCCTCCGGCTGCGGCAAAACGACGCTCATCTCCGTCATTGCAGGCATTCTCGACGCCGACGACGGCGATCAAGGTCCTCAAGGCCAAAATTCAGGAAAAATCCTTACCCTGATGAACTGCCCTCACGGGTTAGCCCAGACCAGAACTATATAA
- a CDS encoding ABC transporter permease, which produces MLNIALKMLFGDRGKYLGIITGIALASLIMIQQPGILISILGHTYGFISDINLPDIWVMDPKVQFIDDSKPLQDTQLYRVRGVIGVEWAMPLYKGSQRVRLDNGELVGSILLGLDDATLIGAPAIMLEGRLADLCLPDSVIVDEAGAKGRLAKQSATLGGKAIPLKVGDVVELNDKRATVVGIARGTPTFQSQPIIYTTYSRAKNYALSERKMLSYILVKPKFDESPQAVARRITRQTGLAAYTAEEFKSMSLSYFIKNTSILTNFGFMVLVGFIVGAAVTGQIFYNFTLDNLRYFGVFKAMGTTDRMLRRMILLQALLVGFVGFGLGAGICGVFTVATQGSSDLTMNLNWQLLLGSGMAVLLIVVVAALISVRKVLKLEPAVVFKGW; this is translated from the coding sequence ATGCTTAACATCGCTTTGAAGATGCTCTTTGGTGATCGAGGCAAATATCTCGGCATCATCACCGGCATTGCCCTGGCCTCCCTCATCATGATTCAGCAACCGGGCATTCTGATTTCCATCTTAGGTCACACCTACGGCTTCATTTCCGATATCAATCTGCCCGACATCTGGGTCATGGACCCCAAGGTACAGTTTATTGACGACTCCAAGCCTTTGCAGGACACCCAGCTCTATCGGGTGCGAGGGGTGATAGGAGTCGAGTGGGCCATGCCGCTCTATAAGGGCAGTCAGCGGGTGCGTCTGGACAACGGGGAACTGGTGGGTTCCATCCTGCTGGGACTGGATGACGCCACGCTCATCGGCGCGCCCGCAATCATGCTTGAAGGGAGGCTGGCCGATTTGTGCCTGCCGGATAGCGTCATCGTGGACGAAGCCGGCGCCAAGGGCCGGTTGGCCAAACAGTCGGCCACCCTGGGGGGCAAGGCCATTCCCCTCAAGGTCGGCGACGTGGTGGAGCTGAACGACAAGCGGGCCACGGTGGTGGGCATCGCCCGGGGGACCCCGACCTTTCAGTCTCAACCTATCATCTATACCACCTACAGCCGGGCCAAGAACTACGCCCTGAGCGAACGCAAGATGCTCTCTTATATTCTGGTCAAGCCCAAGTTCGATGAGTCACCCCAGGCCGTGGCCCGCCGCATCACCCGGCAGACCGGCCTGGCGGCTTATACGGCAGAAGAGTTTAAGTCGATGTCGTTGAGCTATTTCATAAAAAACACCAGCATTCTCACTAACTTTGGCTTCATGGTCCTCGTCGGCTTTATTGTCGGCGCCGCGGTCACCGGGCAGATTTTCTACAACTTTACCCTGGACAACTTGCGCTACTTCGGGGTCTTCAAGGCCATGGGAACCACGGACCGGATGTTGCGGCGAATGATTCTGCTGCAGGCGCTGCTGGTGGGCTTCGTGGGCTTCGGCCTCGGGGCCGGCATTTGCGGCGTCTTCACGGTCGCAACCCAGGGCAGCAGTGATCTCACCATGAACCTCAACTGGCAGTTACTGCTGGGGAGCGGCATGGCCGTGCTGCTCATTGTGGTGGTCGCCGCCCTGATCAGCGTCCGCAAGGTCCTGAAGCTGGAACCGGCCGTGGTCTTCAAGGGGTGGTGA
- a CDS encoding CerR family C-terminal domain-containing protein codes for MSQRDRDASTRERLLDEAEALFAEKGYNAVSVREIITAANCNLAAINYYFGTKKNLYLEVFRSRWISRARRVQEHFWRLLEDQKPLSLTVVVKCLAQTFLEGPFSDEENRRQHQLMGREMDRPTEASDLVHEQAMKPFFAKLAGIMRPLLPEKLTEEQLMLNIMSIFALVLHFYLARNGISRITGRQYDTALKAQLVEHIIRFSLTGLGQGFTPEAETNQERN; via the coding sequence ATGAGTCAAAGAGATAGGGATGCAAGCACCAGAGAGCGTTTGTTGGACGAGGCCGAAGCCCTGTTTGCCGAAAAGGGCTATAACGCCGTGAGCGTCCGGGAAATCATTACCGCCGCCAACTGCAACCTGGCTGCCATCAACTACTATTTCGGCACCAAGAAAAATCTCTACCTGGAGGTGTTCCGGTCGCGTTGGATTTCCAGAGCGCGACGCGTGCAAGAACATTTCTGGAGGTTATTGGAAGACCAAAAACCTTTGTCATTAACCGTGGTGGTTAAGTGCCTGGCTCAGACATTCTTGGAGGGACCGTTTTCGGATGAAGAGAATCGAAGGCAGCATCAACTCATGGGCCGGGAGATGGATCGTCCCACGGAGGCCTCTGACCTGGTGCATGAGCAAGCAATGAAACCGTTTTTTGCCAAACTGGCGGGAATCATGCGCCCCCTCTTACCTGAGAAACTCACGGAAGAGCAGTTAATGCTCAATATTATGAGCATCTTCGCCCTGGTGCTCCATTTTTATCTCGCTCGGAATGGGATAAGCCGGATAACAGGCCGGCAATATGATACCGCGCTCAAGGCCCAGTTGGTCGAACATATCATTAGATTTTCCTTAACCGGCCTTGGCCAAGGCTTCACGCCGGAAGCGGAGACCAACCAGGAAAGGAACTGA
- a CDS encoding response regulator transcription factor: protein MIRVLLADDHDIVRAGLRRIVEDCGDFEVVAEAADGQEAILKVQETSPEVAVIDISMPGLDGLEVVSRLRLSHPKLPILILTMHEEEQYVVRAIEAGAMGYITKRSAPELLVKALRKVHAGGRFLTDAAAEALALRLARGTQGGSPLDSLSTREIQVLRHLALGKTVREIAEDYNLSTKTVDTYRARLLKKLNLRNNAELSRFAIQNRVVDL from the coding sequence ATGATCCGGGTCCTGTTGGCCGATGATCATGATATTGTGCGGGCCGGCCTGCGCCGCATTGTGGAAGACTGCGGCGACTTCGAAGTGGTGGCCGAAGCCGCCGACGGCCAGGAGGCCATTCTCAAGGTGCAGGAGACCTCGCCGGAGGTGGCGGTCATCGATATTTCCATGCCCGGCCTGGACGGTCTGGAAGTTGTCAGCCGGCTGCGCCTCTCCCACCCGAAACTGCCCATCCTCATCCTTACCATGCACGAGGAAGAGCAGTATGTGGTCCGGGCCATCGAGGCGGGCGCCATGGGTTACATCACCAAGCGCTCGGCCCCGGAATTGCTGGTGAAAGCCCTCCGCAAAGTCCACGCCGGCGGGCGCTTTCTGACCGACGCCGCGGCCGAAGCCCTGGCCCTGCGGCTGGCTCGCGGAACCCAGGGCGGCTCTCCCTTGGATTCCCTCTCCACCCGGGAAATCCAGGTCCTCCGTCACCTGGCCCTGGGTAAGACGGTCCGGGAGATTGCTGAAGATTACAATCTGAGCACCAAGACCGTGGATACCTACCGGGCCCGCCTGCTGAAAAAACTCAACCTGCGGAACAATGCCGAACTGTCGCGCTTCGCGATTCAGAACCGGGTGGTGGATCTGTAA
- a CDS encoding PAS domain-containing protein, translating into MRDFDKTKSQLIEELTTLRRRNAELEIIKDYRKLAEEARRRALGELEYRIAERTTELLKANQQLTQEIEDRKRTEAELQRTTEYLENVIDNSVDAIGIVDRHGKFILWNRRSVEIYGYTREELADKTAFELYADPAELDCMLQTLRRDGVVREFEIPMQKKDGAIVPMDISISLLKDNAGRTIGSVCLARDLSERKQAEAALKNAQEELSRHSRDLERQVRERTQEINSILRYTPSVVYIKDRAGRYTLVNSRYEEVFGIRNEQIRGKTDHEIFPGTIADQFRASDLRVLTHRESYQVEEVIPQPDGTRTYLSVKFPIYDEQEVPIGLCGIATDITELKRAQDQLRRLSGSIMANQEKERKAIARELHDELGQVLTALRMDAVWLSARLRREDPKAGDRALAMCQLIDKTIDEVRSLATRLRPGVLDDLGLLDALDWFITDFEKRTGITCIFKHRNVPEVDGIGATAAYRIAQEALTNVTRHAAATEVRVSLQPEKGALTLAVTDNGQGFDLKEIEASECLGLAGMRERAGLLGGSLEIRSQPGKGTKVCFRLPVHGSGG; encoded by the coding sequence ATGCGCGACTTCGATAAGACCAAATCCCAGCTGATTGAAGAGCTGACCACCTTGCGGCGGCGCAACGCCGAATTGGAGATCATTAAGGATTACCGGAAGCTCGCCGAAGAGGCCCGGCGTCGAGCTCTGGGTGAACTGGAATACCGCATCGCCGAGCGCACCACCGAACTCCTCAAAGCCAACCAGCAATTGACCCAAGAGATCGAAGACCGCAAGCGCACCGAGGCCGAACTCCAACGGACCACGGAATACCTCGAAAATGTCATTGACAACTCGGTGGATGCCATCGGCATCGTTGACCGGCATGGCAAATTCATCCTGTGGAACCGACGGTCGGTGGAAATCTATGGCTACACCCGGGAGGAATTGGCCGACAAGACGGCCTTCGAGCTCTATGCTGATCCCGCCGAATTGGACTGCATGCTCCAAACACTCCGCCGCGACGGTGTCGTCAGAGAATTTGAGATCCCCATGCAGAAAAAGGACGGCGCCATCGTCCCCATGGATATTTCCATCAGTTTGCTTAAGGATAATGCAGGCCGCACCATCGGCAGCGTCTGTCTGGCCCGGGACCTTTCGGAGCGCAAGCAGGCGGAGGCCGCGCTTAAAAATGCCCAGGAAGAGTTGAGCCGGCACTCCCGGGACCTGGAACGCCAGGTGCGGGAGCGGACCCAGGAAATTAACAGTATTCTGCGGTATACTCCTTCCGTGGTGTATATCAAAGACCGCGCGGGGCGCTACACTCTGGTCAATTCCCGCTATGAAGAGGTGTTCGGCATCCGCAATGAGCAGATTCGCGGCAAAACCGACCACGAAATCTTTCCCGGGACGATAGCTGACCAGTTCCGCGCCTCCGACCTGCGGGTACTCACCCACCGGGAGTCTTACCAGGTGGAGGAAGTCATCCCGCAACCGGACGGCACGCGCACCTATCTGTCCGTTAAATTTCCCATATATGATGAACAAGAAGTCCCCATCGGTCTGTGCGGGATTGCCACGGACATCACCGAACTGAAAAGGGCCCAGGATCAATTACGGCGTCTCTCCGGCAGCATCATGGCCAACCAGGAGAAGGAGCGCAAAGCCATCGCCAGGGAGCTGCACGATGAGCTGGGGCAGGTTCTGACCGCCTTGCGTATGGATGCGGTGTGGCTCAGCGCCCGTCTGCGGCGAGAGGACCCCAAGGCCGGCGACCGTGCCCTGGCGATGTGCCAACTCATTGATAAAACTATTGATGAAGTCAGGAGCCTGGCCACCCGCTTGCGCCCTGGAGTCTTGGACGATTTAGGGCTCCTCGATGCGCTGGATTGGTTTATCACGGATTTTGAAAAGCGTACCGGGATTACCTGCATCTTTAAGCACCGCAACGTGCCCGAAGTCGATGGTATCGGGGCCACGGCTGCGTACCGCATCGCCCAGGAGGCCTTGACCAACGTCACCCGCCACGCCGCGGCCACCGAGGTCAGGGTGAGTCTCCAGCCCGAAAAAGGCGCTCTGACCCTGGCGGTGACTGACAATGGCCAAGGTTTCGACCTTAAGGAGATTGAGGCCTCGGAGTGCCTGGGGCTGGCCGGTATGCGGGAGCGCGCCGGTCTGCTGGGCGGCAGCTTGGAGATCCGGTCCCAACCTGGGAAGGGAACGAAGGTCTGTTTCAGATTACCCGTCCATGGCAGCGGAGGATAG
- a CDS encoding adenylate/guanylate cyclase domain-containing protein, translating into MRRNLALTTASRQAKWLAAGAIILAVLVLSLILEFSGAIQPYRLKTLDTLFRQVPLPAASPDVVVVTVDQPDLDFFKNQGITWPWPRQVYAPLIDYCRWAGAKAVIFDILYTEASSYGPEDDQRLAQATAAAGNVALPFFLSRDTKPPNPTEADLLQKAGLTIPGPPPRDQTSYRSVVTPIPPLLKAAAALGNVESRPDADGIFRRVPLVVPFQDKWLPTLGFAAFQRFGTLDAMRFTPGALLVGKNPIPVDPQGLFLLKFRGPSRSHKRFSAANVIASESRRQHGLPPVYPPQAFAGKWVLVGLTAPGLLDMKACPVASIYPGVEVHATLLDNLLRRDFLRPVPAWLLWAGILILSSAMVLVVLWFSGLAATLAGFAVLALGYLALVVAAFHFSWWADPVLPGIALSLSFALAAAFSYATEGRQKLYIRRMFGQYMSDAVINHLLEHPEKLQLGGERRRVTLFFSDLAGFTTISERLSPETVVGLLNDYLSSMTEIILAEEGTVDKFEGDAIMAFWGAPLDQPDQARRACRAALKQQAALKELNRQFASLNLPPLAMRIGLHTGDAIVGNLGSEKRFDYTVIGDTVNLASRLEGVNKFYGSHVMASEVTVAACDGGVEFRELDLVAVKGKERAVRVFEVLGLTGELAPEVIRRRQDFAQGLELYRQGRFPEAQAAFDSILTEDPEDGPAKIFLARCRHFQSTPPPAPWDTVFRPDAK; encoded by the coding sequence ATGAGACGCAACCTCGCCCTTACCACCGCTTCCCGGCAGGCCAAATGGCTGGCGGCCGGAGCAATTATCCTGGCGGTCCTGGTGCTGTCCTTAATCCTGGAATTTTCCGGGGCCATCCAGCCCTATCGCCTCAAGACCTTGGATACGCTCTTCCGTCAGGTGCCCTTGCCGGCCGCCTCACCCGACGTAGTGGTGGTGACGGTGGATCAGCCCGACCTGGATTTCTTTAAAAACCAGGGTATTACCTGGCCCTGGCCCCGGCAGGTCTACGCCCCGCTCATCGATTATTGCCGGTGGGCCGGGGCCAAAGCGGTGATCTTCGACATTCTGTACACCGAGGCCTCGTCTTATGGCCCCGAAGACGACCAGCGTCTCGCCCAGGCTACGGCCGCGGCCGGTAACGTGGCGCTGCCGTTCTTTCTATCCCGGGATACCAAGCCGCCCAACCCAACGGAGGCGGACCTGCTCCAAAAAGCCGGCCTTACCATCCCCGGTCCCCCGCCCCGAGATCAGACGAGCTATCGCTCTGTGGTCACGCCCATCCCGCCCCTGCTTAAGGCCGCTGCCGCCCTGGGCAATGTCGAGTCCCGCCCGGATGCGGACGGGATCTTTCGCCGGGTGCCCCTGGTGGTGCCCTTTCAGGATAAATGGCTGCCTACCCTGGGGTTCGCGGCATTTCAGCGCTTCGGGACCCTGGACGCAATGCGGTTTACTCCCGGCGCCCTGCTGGTGGGCAAGAACCCCATCCCGGTGGACCCCCAGGGGCTCTTCCTCCTCAAGTTCCGGGGCCCGAGCCGCAGCCATAAACGTTTTTCCGCGGCCAACGTCATCGCCTCGGAGTCCCGGCGCCAACACGGCCTCCCCCCGGTCTACCCCCCGCAAGCCTTCGCGGGCAAGTGGGTCCTGGTGGGCCTCACTGCGCCGGGTCTCCTGGATATGAAGGCCTGCCCCGTGGCCTCCATTTATCCCGGAGTGGAGGTGCACGCCACCCTGCTGGATAATCTCTTGCGGCGCGACTTCCTTCGGCCAGTCCCTGCTTGGCTGCTTTGGGCCGGGATCCTTATCCTCTCCAGCGCCATGGTCCTGGTGGTCCTGTGGTTTTCAGGACTTGCGGCCACCCTGGCCGGGTTCGCGGTGCTGGCCTTGGGTTACCTGGCCCTGGTTGTGGCGGCCTTTCATTTTAGCTGGTGGGCCGACCCGGTGCTACCCGGCATCGCCCTGAGCTTGAGCTTCGCCCTGGCCGCAGCCTTCAGTTATGCAACCGAAGGGCGCCAAAAATTGTATATCCGGCGCATGTTCGGCCAGTATATGTCGGATGCCGTCATCAACCATTTGCTGGAGCATCCGGAAAAGCTGCAACTGGGGGGCGAGCGTCGCCGGGTCACCCTGTTTTTCTCGGACCTGGCCGGGTTTACCACCATCTCAGAACGCCTCAGCCCCGAAACCGTGGTGGGACTCTTGAACGATTACCTGTCTTCCATGACCGAGATCATCCTGGCAGAGGAAGGCACGGTGGATAAGTTCGAAGGGGATGCCATCATGGCCTTCTGGGGCGCGCCTCTGGACCAGCCGGACCAGGCCCGGCGCGCCTGCCGGGCCGCGCTCAAGCAGCAGGCGGCCCTGAAGGAGTTGAACCGCCAGTTTGCCAGCCTGAACCTGCCCCCTCTAGCCATGCGCATTGGCCTGCATACCGGTGATGCCATCGTGGGCAATCTGGGTTCCGAGAAGCGCTTCGACTACACGGTCATCGGCGACACCGTCAACCTGGCTTCCCGCCTGGAAGGCGTGAACAAATTTTACGGCTCCCATGTCATGGCCAGTGAAGTTACTGTGGCCGCGTGTGACGGCGGAGTGGAGTTCAGGGAACTGGACCTGGTGGCGGTGAAGGGCAAGGAGCGGGCGGTCCGGGTCTTCGAGGTCCTGGGCCTCACGGGAGAGTTGGCCCCTGAGGTCATCCGGCGGCGCCAGGATTTTGCCCAAGGGTTAGAGCTTTACCGGCAGGGCCGCTTCCCCGAAGCTCAGGCCGCCTTCGATTCCATCCTGACAGAGGACCCCGAAGATGGTCCCGCCAAAATCTTTCTGGCGCGCTGTCGGCACTTCCAGTCCACGCCGCCTCCGGCCCCATGGGATACGGTCTTCCGGCCCGACGCCAAATAA
- a CDS encoding phosphatidylglycerol lysyltransferase domain-containing protein, which translates to MAELSPSSDSTSAPPAFPRFKPLVLEDRDIIRNLLWAYQPETSELTFTNCFMWQSHYGYQWSLDQDRLLVVSLAADNQAWALPPVGPPPRAGLCRRLLEWLRDAHGVANPAIERADPKLAAELEGQPGFVVEPVRDHFDYVYSTADLIELAGGKYHAQRNHINSLGRAYRYRYAPLREEYLSACLYLCARWCQVKKCDEDMSLMGEWEAIGAVLANYQALGLQGGVILIDDRVQAFSCGELLNQDTAVIHLEKADPELRSLYAVINQQFTREVWAGVPFINREQDLGEPGLRKAKLSYHPHRLVEKYRIRLA; encoded by the coding sequence ATGGCAGAATTGTCCCCCTCTAGCGACTCCACTTCGGCGCCGCCGGCTTTCCCCAGGTTCAAGCCTCTTGTCCTGGAAGATCGAGACATTATCCGCAACCTCCTCTGGGCCTATCAGCCCGAGACCTCCGAGCTGACCTTCACCAATTGCTTCATGTGGCAGTCCCATTATGGCTACCAGTGGTCCCTGGATCAGGACCGACTTCTGGTAGTGAGCTTAGCTGCCGATAACCAAGCCTGGGCCCTGCCGCCCGTGGGTCCTCCGCCCCGGGCCGGCCTCTGCCGCCGGCTTTTGGAGTGGCTGAGGGATGCACACGGAGTGGCTAACCCCGCCATCGAGCGGGCCGACCCTAAGCTTGCGGCCGAACTCGAAGGCCAGCCCGGCTTCGTGGTGGAGCCGGTGCGAGATCATTTCGATTACGTCTACTCAACCGCTGATCTTATTGAGTTAGCCGGGGGCAAATACCATGCCCAGCGCAACCACATCAATAGCCTGGGCCGGGCTTACCGCTACCGCTATGCACCCCTTCGGGAGGAATACCTCTCTGCCTGTTTGTACCTGTGCGCCCGCTGGTGCCAGGTAAAAAAGTGTGATGAGGATATGTCTCTGATGGGGGAGTGGGAAGCCATCGGTGCGGTTCTGGCCAATTACCAGGCCTTGGGCCTTCAGGGCGGGGTGATCCTCATCGATGACCGGGTACAGGCCTTTTCCTGTGGCGAACTGCTGAATCAGGACACTGCGGTGATCCATTTGGAAAAAGCCGACCCCGAGTTGCGAAGCCTTTATGCGGTCATCAATCAGCAGTTCACCCGCGAGGTCTGGGCCGGGGTGCCGTTCATCAACCGGGAGCAGGACCTGGGGGAGCCGGGCTTGAGAAAGGCGAAATTATCATACCACCCCCACCGCCTGGTAGAGAAATATCGTATCCGCCTGGCGTGA
- a CDS encoding ATP-binding cassette domain-containing protein, whose amino-acid sequence MGLSLDVFGISKSYHGQAILRDCSFSFDPGRTYALLGPNGSGKSTFLRIAALLEPPDAGQVRYLDQGVLLPPDLSLRRRITLLLPKIGVFNTSVFNNVAYGLKIRGRHASEVEARVNVVLERVGLFHKRRQNGPDLSSGETKRLGLARALILEPEVFWLDEPTANIDPKNTEIIEQIMLDMKSGGKSTIIVVTHDPAQARRLGDHLLVMEHGRIVPL is encoded by the coding sequence ATGGGATTGAGCCTGGATGTCTTCGGCATCTCTAAGAGCTACCACGGCCAGGCCATTTTGCGGGACTGCTCGTTCTCTTTTGACCCTGGCCGGACCTACGCCTTGCTGGGGCCCAACGGCAGCGGCAAATCCACCTTTTTGCGGATCGCCGCCCTCCTGGAGCCTCCCGATGCCGGGCAGGTGCGCTATCTTGACCAGGGTGTCTTGCTCCCCCCTGATCTCTCCTTACGCCGCCGGATCACCTTATTGCTCCCCAAAATCGGGGTCTTCAACACCTCGGTGTTCAATAACGTGGCTTATGGCTTGAAGATCCGGGGTCGGCATGCCTCTGAGGTCGAGGCCCGGGTTAATGTGGTTTTAGAGCGCGTCGGCCTGTTCCACAAACGGCGGCAAAATGGCCCGGACCTTTCCAGCGGCGAGACCAAGCGCCTTGGGCTGGCCCGTGCCCTGATCCTCGAGCCCGAGGTCTTTTGGCTGGATGAGCCCACTGCCAATATCGACCCAAAAAATACCGAAATTATTGAACAAATCATGTTAGACATGAAATCTGGGGGAAAATCCACCATAATAGTAGTGACGCACGATCCCGCTCAGGCTCGACGGCTGGGCGATCACTTACTGGTTATGGAGCATGGCAGAATTGTCCCCCTCTAG
- a CDS encoding ABC transporter permease, translating to MHSILYGFIGAFKLIFTINAELFKIILLSVQVSGSALVIATLLGLPLGVALAWRRVPFRGLVMSLLNTGMGLPPVVVGLFLYLILSRSGPLGFFGLLYTPSAMIIAQAILVFPIVASLSHAAIVKVDPVIRQAAITLGATPFQEVMAVVREARYGIMAGVMAGLGRVMAEVGAILIVGGNIAGYTRVMTTTIALETDKGEFELAIALGIILLLIALGINVGLRFFQRHGRVRSGVILWD from the coding sequence ATGCACTCCATCCTCTACGGGTTTATCGGCGCCTTCAAGCTCATCTTCACGATCAACGCCGAGCTCTTCAAGATCATCCTCCTCTCCGTGCAGGTCTCGGGTTCGGCCCTGGTGATCGCTACGCTCCTGGGTCTGCCCTTGGGGGTTGCCTTGGCCTGGCGGCGAGTGCCCTTCAGGGGCCTGGTGATGAGCCTGCTGAATACCGGCATGGGCCTGCCTCCAGTGGTGGTCGGGCTCTTCCTTTACCTGATCCTGTCCCGGAGTGGCCCGCTGGGATTTTTCGGCCTGCTCTATACCCCCAGCGCCATGATTATCGCTCAAGCTATCCTGGTCTTTCCCATTGTGGCTTCCCTCTCCCATGCCGCCATCGTCAAGGTGGACCCGGTGATCCGCCAGGCTGCCATCACCCTGGGGGCCACGCCCTTCCAAGAGGTCATGGCAGTGGTACGGGAGGCCCGTTACGGCATCATGGCGGGCGTGATGGCTGGATTGGGCCGGGTCATGGCTGAGGTGGGGGCCATCCTCATTGTCGGGGGCAACATTGCCGGTTATACCCGGGTCATGACCACGACCATCGCTTTAGAGACCGATAAAGGCGAATTTGAGCTGGCTATCGCCCTGGGAATTATCCTTCTGCTCATTGCCCTGGGGATCAACGTGGGCCTGAGGTTTTTCCAGCGGCACGGCCGGGTCAGGTCGGGAGTCATCCTATGGGATTGA
- a CDS encoding extracellular solute-binding protein, which translates to MLKGLCVFTVLAVVVAAGSVSAETRIKCASTTSTQNSGLFDYILPIFAKKTGIQVDVVAVGTGAAIEIGKRGDADVVFVHAKSLELKAVEEGYFVNRHDVMYNDFVIIGPTNDPAKIKGLKSAAEAFKKIAASGSPFVSRGDKSGTNIKELAVWKGAGIDPKGQKWYLEAGQGMEKTQRVANEKQAYTLSDRGTWLATKDKDKLDMVVVLEGDPVLFNQYGVMAVNPEKHKNVKNKEAMVFINWLISPEGQDAIKSFKDKHGNALFVPNAK; encoded by the coding sequence ATGTTGAAGGGTCTCTGCGTATTCACAGTATTAGCGGTGGTCGTGGCGGCGGGAAGCGTGTCGGCTGAAACCCGGATCAAATGCGCCTCCACCACCAGCACCCAGAATTCGGGCTTGTTTGATTACATCCTGCCCATTTTCGCCAAAAAGACCGGTATCCAGGTTGACGTGGTGGCGGTGGGCACCGGGGCCGCCATCGAAATCGGCAAGAGAGGTGACGCAGATGTCGTCTTCGTCCATGCCAAGTCTCTGGAATTAAAGGCCGTCGAAGAGGGTTACTTCGTGAATCGCCACGACGTCATGTACAACGATTTCGTCATCATCGGTCCTACCAATGACCCGGCCAAAATCAAGGGTCTGAAGTCCGCCGCCGAGGCCTTCAAGAAGATTGCGGCCAGTGGTTCCCCGTTTGTCTCCCGGGGTGACAAATCCGGCACCAATATCAAAGAGCTGGCCGTCTGGAAGGGCGCGGGGATTGACCCAAAAGGCCAAAAATGGTATCTGGAAGCCGGCCAGGGCATGGAAAAGACCCAGCGGGTGGCCAATGAAAAGCAGGCCTATACCTTAAGCGACCGCGGCACTTGGCTGGCCACCAAGGACAAGGACAAGCTGGACATGGTGGTGGTCCTGGAAGGCGACCCCGTGCTGTTCAATCAGTACGGCGTGATGGCCGTCAACCCGGAAAAGCATAAAAACGTCAAAAACAAAGAGGCCATGGTGTTCATCAACTGGCTCATCTCCCCGGAAGGCCAGGATGCCATCAAGTCTTTCAAAGACAAGCACGGGAATGCCCTGTTTGTTCCCAATGCCAAATAA